GAGATGAGGATGAAGGCCACGCCGATCACGGTGAGGGGCTCGGTGAACTGGAAGTTCTCCTGGGAGAACAGCCGCGCCCGGCCGAGCATGTCGAGGACGGTGATCGCCATCAGCAGCGGCGTGTCCTTGAGCATCGAGATCACGTAATTGCCGAGCGCCGGCACCACGCGGCGGATCGCCTGCGGCAGGATCACCATCCGCCACGTCCTGGTCATCGGCAGGTTCAGTGCCGTCGCGGCCTCCCACTGGCCGACGGGCACCGCCTCGATGCCGGCGCGGTAGACCTGCATCGTGTACGTCGAGTAGTGCAGGCCGATCGCGAAGACGCCGGTGGTCAGCGCCGAGAAGGTCAGGCCCCACTCGGGCAGCACGTAGAACAGGAAGAACAGCTGCACCAGCAGAGGGGTGTTGCGGATGAACTCGGTGACCACTCCCACCGGCCAGCGCACCCAGCGCGTCGGCGTCCGCATCAGCAGGGCCCACACCAGGCCCAGGGCGAACGAGATCAGCGAACCCAGGACGAGGGCCTGGAGGGTGACCAGCAGACCGTCCCAGAAGTACGGCATGAAGTCGCTCACGGCGTTCCAGTCCCACTTCATGACACCGCACCTCCGACGCCGGTGGTCTGCGCGCGCTTGAACTCATCGGCGGTCACGCCGCTCGCCGGGGCCTTCCCGACCCCTGCCTTGAGCTTCTTCTCCAGCCCACGCATC
The DNA window shown above is from Streptomyces chartreusis and carries:
- the ehuD gene encoding ectoine/hydroxyectoine ABC transporter permease subunit EhuD — translated: MKWDWNAVSDFMPYFWDGLLVTLQALVLGSLISFALGLVWALLMRTPTRWVRWPVGVVTEFIRNTPLLVQLFFLFYVLPEWGLTFSALTTGVFAIGLHYSTYTMQVYRAGIEAVPVGQWEAATALNLPMTRTWRMVILPQAIRRVVPALGNYVISMLKDTPLLMAITVLDMLGRARLFSQENFQFTEPLTVIGVAFILISYLASLLLRALERRLVH